A single window of Nicotiana tabacum cultivar K326 unplaced genomic scaffold, ASM71507v2 Un00025, whole genome shotgun sequence DNA harbors:
- the LOC107784681 gene encoding protein FAR1-RELATED SEQUENCE 5-like — MENEVIEFDIGLGGGGGSEDGDGDDVLDEENVASCFAAVRSYSPQGDLDLEPYEGMEFESEEAAKAFYNSYARRVGFSTRVSSSRRSRKDGAIIQRSFVCAKEGFRNLNEKRTKDREIKRPRTITRVGCKAALSVKIQDSGKWVVSSFVKEHNHELVPPDQVHCLRSHRQISGPAKTLIDTLQAAGMGPRRIMSALIKEYGGISKVGFTEVDCRNYMRNNRQRSLEGDIQLLLDYLKQMHSQNPGFFYAVQGDEDQCTGNVFWADSKARANYSYFGDTVTFDTTYRSNRYRLPFAPFTGVNHHGQPVLFGCAFLINESEASFIWLFKTWFAAMTGQPPLSMTTDHDAVIRSALMQVFPETRHRFCKWHIFKKCQEKLSHVFLEHPNFEADFHKCVNLSESTEEFESCWLSLVDKYELRDHDWLQAIYLDRRQWVPVYLHDAFFAEMSITQRSDSMNSYFDGYVNASTNLNQFFKLYEKAVESRAEKEVKADYDTMNTFPVLKTPSPMEKQASEVYTRKLFMRFQEELVGTLTFMANKVEDDGLVTTYQVAKFGDDNRAYYVRFNVLEMKATCSCQMFQFSGLLCRHILAVFRVTNVLTLPSHYILKRWSRSAKSSVALEDRVSDVINYYLESHTVRYNILRHEAFKFVEEGAESVDSYAVAMAALEVALNKVARAAKHDGRISLVNGHCREYLTRNGVHANYNIEDEQRSLACPLSEDDMDAKIQELSYQLDCANRKCEIYRANLYSVLKDIEDHKQQLSIKVQNIKLSLKDGL, encoded by the coding sequence ATGGAGAATGAGGTGATCGAGTTTGATATAGGCTTAGGAGGTGGGGGTGGGAGTGAAGATGGGGATGGAGATGATGTTCTTGACGAGGAGAATGTAGCCAGCTGCTTTGCAGCAGTCCGAAGTTACTCTCCCCAAGGGGACCTCGATCTTGAACCTTATGAGGGCATGGAATTTGAATCTGAGGAGGCTGCCAAGGCGTTTTACAACTCATATGCACGCCGTGTTGGCTTCAGCACCCGTGTCAGCTCCTCCCGCCGCTCCAGGAAGGATGGAGCCATCATACAGAGGTCTTTTgtctgtgccaaagaaggattcCGCAATTTGAACGAGAAGCGTACTAAGGATAGAGAAATTAAGCGACCACGTACTATCACTCGGGTTGGCTGCAAGGCCGCCCTCTCTGTCAAGATACAGGACTCTGGCAAGTGGGTTGTCTCTAGCTTTGTCAAGGAGCACAATCACGAGCTGGTCCCCCCTGATCAGGTACACTGTCTCCGCTCCCATCGTCAAATCTCTGGTCCTGCCAAAACCCTAATTGATACCTTGCAGGCTGCTGGCATGGGTCCCCGCAGGATCATGTCTGCCCTCATTAAAGAGTATGGTGGTATTAGCAAAGTTGGTTTCACAGAGGTAGATTGTCGTAACTACATGCGCAACAATCGCCAGAGGAGCCTAGAAGGAGACATACAACTCCTCTTAGATTACCTGAAACAAATGCATTCCCAGAACCCTGGATTCTTCTATGCAGTTCAGGGTGATGAGGATCAGTGCACAGGGAATGTCTTCTGGGCCGACTCTAAGGCAAGAGCAAATTATAGCTATTTTGGTGATACTGTTACATTTGACACAACTTATAGGTCAAATAGGTACCGGTTACCCTTTGCACCCTTTACTGGAGTAAATCATCACGGACAACCTGTTCTGTTTGGCTGTGCTTTCCTAATAAATGAATCGGAAGCCTCATTTATATGGCTTTTTAAGACATGGTTTGCAGCTATGACTGGTCAACCACCTTTGTCAATGACAACAGACCATGATGCTGTAATTCGGTCTGCCCTCATGCAGGTTTTCCCTGAGACCCGTCACCGTTTCTGCAAATGGCACATCTTCAAGAAATGCCAGGAAAAATTGTCACATGTCTTCCTTGAGCACCCAAATTTTGAAGCAGACTTCCACAAGTGTGTTAATTTGTCGGAGTCTACTGAGGAATTTGAATCCTGCTGGCTGTCTCTTGTTGACAAGTACGAGCTCAGGGATCACGACTGGCTTCAAGCGATTTATTTAGATCGCAGACAGTGGGTCCCTGTATATCTCCATGATGCATTTTTTGCAGAAATGTCCATAACTCAACGTAGCGATAGCATGAactcatattttgatggttatgtgaATGCGTCGACTAATCTAAATCAGTTCTTCAAATTGTATGAAAAAGCcgtggagagccgtgcagagaaaGAAGTCAAAGCTGATTACGATACAATGAATACGTTCCCAGTTTTGAAGACTCCATCTCCAATGGAGAAACAAGCATCCGAGGTCTATACAAGAAAGTTATTTATGAGATTTCAGGAGGAGTTGGTTGGCACTCTAACTTTCATGGCCAACAAAGTCGAGGACGATGGACTGGTTACCACTTATCAAGTTGCAAAATTTGGGGACGACAACAGAGCTTACTATGTAAGATTTAATGTTTTGGAAATGAAAGCTACTTGTAGCTGCCAGATGTTCCAGTTCTCTGGTCTTCTTTGCCGACACATTTTAGCAGTGTTCAGAGTGACAAATGTTCTGACTCTTCCTTCTCATTACATCCTCAAACGATGGAGCCGGAGCGCAAAGAGCAGCGTTGCATTGGAAGATCGTGTTTCTGATGTAATCAATTATTATTTGGAATCACATACTGTTCGATATAACATACTGAGACATGAAGCATTTAAATTTGTAGAGGAAGGGGCTGAGTCTGTTGACTCTTATGCTGTGGCAATGGCGGCTCTAGAAGTGGCTTTAAACAAAGTTGCCCGAGCAGCAAAGCATGATGGGAGGATCTCTTTAGTAAATGGGCATTGTAGAGAATACTTGACTAGAAATGGGGTCCATGCAAATTACAACATTGAAGATGAACAGAGAAGTCTTGCATGTCCACTCTCTGAG